The Neurospora crassa OR74A linkage group V, whole genome shotgun sequence sequence ACAGGGAAGAGGACATGCTCCGCGAGTGGCGCAACTTCCTGGAACAGGTCGATCCGGATATCATCATCGGTTACAACATCGCCAACTTCGATTTCCCCTACCTTCTCGACCGAGCTAAACATCTCAAAGTCAAGGATTTCGACTTTTGGTCTCGTACCAGGGTGAGATCTGTCGCAAAGGAGACAAATTTCTCTAGCAAGCAGATGGGCAACCGTGACACCAAGGCTACAAATACCAACGGACGGCTTCAGCTCGACATGCTTCAACTCGTACAACGCGACTACCAGTTGAGGAGTTACACCCTTAATTCTGTCTGCTCGCACTTCTTAGGGGAGCAAAAAGAAGACGTTCATCATTCCATGATCACAGAATTGTTCGAAGGCACACCAGAATCCAGGCGACGTCTTGCACTTTATTGCTTGAAGGACGCCTACTTGCCGCAAAGGCTGATGGACAAGCTGTCATGTTTAGAAAACTACACGGAAATGGCAAGAGTCACGGGTGTGCCGTTCAACTTCCTCTTGGCCAGAGGTCAGCAAGTCAAGTTCTTGAGTCAGCTTTTCCGCAAGGCTTTGGAGCAGAAGCTGGTCATTCCCAACCTACGTCCCGAGTCCTCGGAAGAGCAGTACGAAGGTGCTACTGTCATTGAGCCTACAAGAGGCTATTACGATGTGCCAATTGCGACTCTCGATTTTGCTTCACTGTATCCCAGTATCATGCAGGCGCACAACCTTTGCTACACAACACTCATCAAGAAGCGGGACATCGAGAGATGGGAtttgaagaaggacgaggacTACATTGTTACTCCGAACGGAGACATGTTTGTGACGACTAAGCAGAGGAAGGGTCTTTTGGCACAGATTCTGGAGGAGTTGCTCTCTGCCAGAAAGCAAGCGAAGCGCGAGTTGGCCGTAGAGAAGGACCCATTCAAGAAGGCTGTGCTGAACGGTCGTCAGTTGGCTTTGAAGGTCAGCGCCAACTCCGTCTACGGTTTGACGGGAGCCACAAACGGCAAGCTTCCTTGCTTGGAGATCGCCAGTAGTGTCACCAGTTTCGGTCGTCAAATGATCGAAAGGACCAaaaaggaggtggaggagcggTATACCATTGCCAATGGCTACTCTCACGACGCTCAGGTCATCTACGGTGATACCGATTCCGTCATGGTCAAGTTTGGAACCAAGGATCTTGCTGAGGCCATGAAGCTCGGCCAAGATGCCTCCGAGTATGTCTCGGGCAAGTTCATCAAGCCCATCAAGTTGGAGTTCGAAAAGGTTTATTTCCCGTacctcctcatcaacaagaAGCGTTATGCGGGTCTGTACTGGACCAAGCCTGAGAAGTACGATAAGATGGACACCAAGGGTATCGAGACGGTTCGTCGTGACAACTGCTTGCTAGTTCAGACAGTTATCGAGAAGGTTCTTAGGATGATCCTTATCGACCAAGACGTCCCTGGAGCCCAAGCGTAAGAGTTTGCCAAATTTATCCCTTTTGCCATTGCCAACATCGCGCTAACTTACTACCCCCAGATATGTCAAAGACACCATCGCCGACCTCCTGCAAAACAAGATCGACATGTCTAAGCTAGTCATCACCAAGGCCCTGACCAAAGAGAACTACGATGCCAAGCAAGCCCACGTCGAGCTCGCGCAGCGCATGAAGAAGCGCGATGCCGGTTCTGCCCCGGGGCTCGGCGACCGCGTCGCCTACGTCATGGTAAAAGGCGCCACGGGCTCCAAGAACTTTGAACGCTCCGAGGACCCCATCTACGTGCTCGAGCACAACGTGCCCATCGACACCAAGTACTATCTGGACAACCAGCTAGCCAAGCCTTTGGGCCGCATCTTCGAGCCTATCCTGGGCGAGACCAAAGCCAAGTCGCTGTTGCACGGCGACCACACCCGCGTCGTCTCAGTCGCCGCCCCGACCGTCGGGGGACTCATGAAGTTCGCCAAGAAGACGCAGACCTGCATGGGCTGCAAGAAGCCGCTGACGGGCAAAGAGGAGAGCCAGGGCGCTGTCTGTGCGGATGATGCTCCGAGAGTGGGTGAGCTGTACAAAAAGACGCTCGATAGGGTGTCGGATCTGGAGGTCAGATTCGGCAGGCTCTGGACCCAGTGTCAGAGGTGTCAGGGGTCGATGCACTGCGAGGTTATCTGCAGTAGCAAGGACTGTCCGATTTTCTACATGCGGATGAAGGCTAAGAAGGATCTGGAAGATGCGAATAAGGAGTTGCAGAGGTTTGATTTCGATGCGGCTGCTATGTGGTGAAAAGGATATGTGGTGAAAAGGGTAGGTATGGGTTTATAAGGTTTGGGATGGGATGATTGAGTATGCGGCCAACATGTATTACGAAGGATGGGATAAGTAACGGCTGTCTAAACGAAATGTAAAGGTATCGTACTGGTATATTGAGGCGTTTTGGTATGGAGATTGTTGTCGTGGAGTTTTGGCGATCGGAGGTATTTGCTATCTAGATTATAGGAGAAAATGACGTGTGAACCTGTTCGGAAAAATATCACACGTATTCATCATTGATCTGCGTCGGAACAGAAACGAGTTAGAGGGGAGTGGTATTGGAGTTATTATCGTGGATTGCCGATCACTCTTGTGCCGATATGAATCTCCGGGCCTGCCAGAGTATTTTGCTCAGTGTCTATGTACGCCCTCCTCTACTCGTCATGGTATCAACCAGATTCccaatttataatttcctttgaATTTTTCACAAGAGAAAACCAAAACCAATCCAAGCACCAGACGCTGTACCGgtaaaaaagagaaaagcaTAGTGAAATATCCAACTTTTGTCCAAGATAATAGTATCCATGGCTCCAAAATTATCATCAAGGTCCGT is a genomic window containing:
- the pold-1 gene encoding DNA polymerase delta catalytic subunit, which encodes MAPSALPQKRAFGEASSARSNIHNLPAASSDSAKKRRLDDVLPSSRFRTFKNDGKGRIPSTQPKSAFESEVLERMSQDISDLKQNNSEKDQAWERPPLPATYNPATDSLCFQSIEAEEGFLHGGQATIKLFGVTENGNSVLLHVKDFKHYLYVQAPVSFGPDDCPKYRAFLETQLAMPTPAIHSVTLTMRENMYGFQGNTQNPYIKVTVNDPKFLPRVRRLIETNKANWKGMWKSDGSIMTFDDIQYLLRFMVDCSIAGMSWVEAPAGSYQLVNDKHSNCQIEAEMSYRDLIAHKPVGEWSKMAPLRILSFDIECAGRKGIFPEPQHDSVIQIANIVTKYGEKKPFVRNVFCLDTTSPIVATQILSFDREEDMLREWRNFLEQVDPDIIIGYNIANFDFPYLLDRAKHLKVKDFDFWSRTRVRSVAKETNFSSKQMGNRDTKATNTNGRLQLDMLQLVQRDYQLRSYTLNSVCSHFLGEQKEDVHHSMITELFEGTPESRRRLALYCLKDAYLPQRLMDKLSCLENYTEMARVTGVPFNFLLARGQQVKFLSQLFRKALEQKLVIPNLRPESSEEQYEGATVIEPTRGYYDVPIATLDFASLYPSIMQAHNLCYTTLIKKRDIERWDLKKDEDYIVTPNGDMFVTTKQRKGLLAQILEELLSARKQAKRELAVEKDPFKKAVLNGRQLALKVSANSVYGLTGATNGKLPCLEIASSVTSFGRQMIERTKKEVEERYTIANGYSHDAQVIYGDTDSVMVKFGTKDLAEAMKLGQDASEYVSGKFIKPIKLEFEKVYFPYLLINKKRYAGLYWTKPEKYDKMDTKGIETVRRDNCLLVQTVIEKVLRMILIDQDVPGAQAYVKDTIADLLQNKIDMSKLVITKALTKENYDAKQAHVELAQRMKKRDAGSAPGLGDRVAYVMVKGATGSKNFERSEDPIYVLEHNVPIDTKYYLDNQLAKPLGRIFEPILGETKAKSLLHGDHTRVVSVAAPTVGGLMKFAKKTQTCMGCKKPLTGKEESQGAVCADDAPRVGELYKKTLDRVSDLEVRFGRLWTQCQRCQGSMHCEVICSSKDCPIFYMRMKAKKDLEDANKELQRFDFDAAAMW